A region of Thermoplasmata archaeon DNA encodes the following proteins:
- a CDS encoding RNA methyltransferase: GREDIGLLQEELNYCDVLITIPASEEYPILNLSHATHTVLYEFFMAMHTEPRRPEPADKREKEMMFSYFGDLLDGIDYPKERRPYTTIMFRRMMGRAIPTKYEYNTLMGVFGDAAKYLKYGKSWKKDKSE, encoded by the coding sequence GGAAGGGAGGACATCGGACTTCTCCAGGAGGAGCTGAACTACTGCGATGTCCTGATAACCATCCCCGCCAGCGAGGAATACCCCATCCTAAACCTGTCGCACGCCACTCACACCGTCCTATACGAGTTCTTCATGGCCATGCACACCGAACCAAGGAGGCCGGAGCCCGCCGACAAGAGGGAGAAGGAGATGATGTTCTCATACTTCGGTGACCTTCTGGACGGTATCGATTATCCCAAGGAGAGGCGCCCCTACACCACCATCATGTTCAGGAGGATGATGGGCCGTGCCATACCTACGAAGTATGAGTACAACACGCTCATGGGCGTGTTCGGAGATGCCGCAAAATACCTGAAATACGGGAAGTCCTGGAAGAAGGACAAGTCAGAATGA